One segment of Streptomyces sp. XD-27 DNA contains the following:
- a CDS encoding DNA-directed RNA polymerase subunit beta', producing the protein MLDVNFFDELRIGLATADDIRQWSHGEVKKPETINYRTLKPEKDGLFCEKIFGPTRDWECYCGKYKRVRFKGIICERCGVEVTRAKVRRERMGHIELAAPVTHIWYFKGVPSRLGYLLDLAPKDLEKVIYFAAYMITWVDDERRTRDLPSLEAHVSVERQQIEQRRDADLESRAKKLEADLAELEAEGAKADVRRKVREGAEREMKQLRDRAQREIDRLDEVWNRFKNLKVQDLEGDELLYRELRDRFGTYFMGGMGAAALQKRLESFDLDEEAEKLREIIRTGKGQKKTRALKRLKVVSAFLQTRNSPNGMVLDCIPVIPPDLRPMVQLDGGRFATSDLNDLYRRVINRNNRLKRLLDLGAPEIIVNNEKRMLQEAVDALFDNGRRGRPVTGPGNRPLKSLSDMLKGKQGRFRQNLLGKRVDYSARSVIVVGPQLKLHQCGLPKAMALELFKPFVMKRLVDLNHAQNIKSAKRMVERGRTVVYDVLEEVIAEHPVLLNRAPTLHRLGIQAFEPQLVEGKAIQIHPLVCTAFNADFDGDQMAVHLPLSAEAQAEARILMLSSNNILKPADGRPVTMPTQDMVLGLFFLTTDEEQREVKGEGRSFGSTAEAIMAFDARELSLQAKIDVRFPVGTVPPRGWTPPAADEADEFGVGAWQPGDSFRLRTTLGRALFNELLPEDYPFVDYSVGKKQLSEIVNDLAERYPKVIVAATLDNLKAAGFHWATRSGVTVAVSDIVVPEAKKAIVAGYEAQDEKVQKQYERGLITKDERTQELIAIWTKATNEVAEAMNANFPKTNPIFMMVDSGARGNMMQMRQIAGMRGLVSNAKNETIPRPIKASFREGLTVLEYFISTHGARKGLADTALRTADSGYLTRRLVDVSQDVIIREEDCGTERGLKLAIAAKGADGVLRKADDVETSVYARCLAEEIVVDGKVLAPAGTDLGDVLIDELVRHGVETVKTRSVLTCESAVGTCAMCYGRSLATGKLVDIGEAVGIIAAQSIGEPGTQLTMRTFHTGGVAGDDITQGLPRVVELFEARTPKGVAPISEAAGRVRIEETEKTKKIVVTPDDGSDETSFGVSKRARLLVGEGDHVEVGQALTVGATNPHDVLRILGQRAVQVHLVGEVQKVYNSQGVSIHDKHIEIIIRQMLRRVTIIESGDAELLPGELVERSRFESENRRVVTEGGHPASGRPQLMGITKASLATESWLSAASFQETTRVLTDAAINAKSDSLIGLKENVIIGKLIPAGTGLSRYRNIRVEPTEEAKAAMYSAVGYDDIDYSPFGTGSGQAVPLEDYDYGPYNQ; encoded by the coding sequence CACCCTGAAGCCCGAAAAGGACGGACTCTTCTGCGAGAAGATCTTCGGTCCGACCCGGGACTGGGAGTGCTACTGCGGTAAGTACAAGCGTGTCCGCTTCAAGGGCATCATCTGCGAGCGCTGCGGCGTCGAGGTCACCCGCGCCAAGGTGCGTCGTGAGCGGATGGGCCACATCGAGCTGGCCGCTCCCGTGACCCACATCTGGTACTTCAAGGGCGTTCCGTCGCGGCTGGGCTACCTGCTCGACCTCGCCCCGAAGGACCTGGAGAAGGTCATCTACTTCGCCGCCTACATGATCACGTGGGTGGACGACGAGCGCCGTACGCGCGACCTGCCCTCGCTGGAGGCCCACGTCTCCGTCGAGCGTCAGCAGATCGAGCAGCGCCGCGACGCCGACCTGGAGTCCCGCGCCAAGAAGCTCGAGGCCGACCTGGCCGAGCTGGAGGCCGAGGGCGCCAAGGCCGATGTACGCCGCAAGGTGCGCGAGGGCGCCGAGCGTGAGATGAAGCAGCTGCGCGACCGCGCGCAGCGCGAGATCGACCGGCTCGACGAGGTGTGGAACCGCTTCAAGAACCTCAAGGTCCAGGACCTGGAGGGCGACGAGCTGCTCTACCGCGAGCTGCGCGACCGCTTCGGCACGTACTTCATGGGCGGCATGGGCGCCGCCGCGCTGCAGAAGCGCCTGGAGTCCTTCGACCTGGATGAGGAGGCGGAGAAGCTCCGCGAGATCATCCGGACCGGCAAGGGCCAGAAGAAGACCCGTGCGCTCAAGCGCCTCAAGGTCGTCTCCGCGTTCCTGCAGACCCGCAACAGCCCCAACGGCATGGTGCTGGACTGCATCCCGGTGATCCCGCCGGACCTGCGTCCGATGGTGCAGCTGGACGGTGGCCGCTTCGCGACCTCCGACCTGAACGACCTGTACCGCCGTGTCATCAACCGCAACAACCGCCTGAAGCGGCTTCTCGACCTCGGTGCGCCCGAGATCATCGTGAACAACGAGAAGCGCATGCTCCAGGAGGCCGTGGACGCGCTCTTCGACAACGGCCGTCGTGGTCGCCCGGTCACGGGCCCCGGCAACCGTCCGCTGAAGTCGCTGTCCGACATGCTCAAGGGCAAGCAGGGTCGCTTCCGTCAGAACCTGCTCGGTAAGCGAGTCGACTACTCGGCGCGTTCCGTCATCGTCGTCGGCCCGCAGCTGAAGCTGCACCAGTGCGGTCTGCCCAAGGCCATGGCGCTGGAGCTCTTCAAGCCGTTCGTGATGAAGCGCCTGGTGGACCTCAACCACGCGCAGAACATCAAGTCGGCCAAGCGCATGGTCGAGCGCGGCCGCACCGTCGTGTACGACGTCCTCGAAGAGGTCATCGCCGAGCACCCGGTGCTGCTGAACCGTGCGCCGACCCTGCACCGTCTGGGCATCCAGGCCTTCGAGCCGCAGCTGGTCGAGGGCAAGGCCATCCAGATCCACCCGCTCGTCTGCACCGCGTTCAACGCGGACTTCGACGGTGACCAGATGGCCGTGCACCTGCCGCTGTCCGCGGAGGCGCAGGCCGAGGCCCGCATCCTGATGCTGTCCTCGAACAACATCCTCAAGCCGGCCGACGGCCGTCCGGTGACCATGCCGACCCAGGACATGGTGCTGGGCCTGTTCTTCCTCACCACCGACGAGGAGCAGCGCGAGGTCAAGGGCGAGGGCCGTTCCTTCGGCTCGACCGCCGAGGCGATCATGGCGTTCGACGCCCGCGAGCTGTCGCTCCAGGCGAAGATCGACGTCCGCTTCCCGGTCGGCACGGTCCCGCCGCGCGGCTGGACCCCGCCGGCGGCCGACGAGGCCGACGAGTTCGGCGTGGGCGCCTGGCAGCCGGGTGACAGCTTCCGGCTCCGTACGACCCTGGGCCGGGCGCTCTTCAACGAGCTGCTGCCCGAGGACTACCCGTTCGTCGACTACTCGGTGGGCAAGAAGCAGCTCTCCGAGATCGTCAACGACCTCGCCGAGCGCTACCCGAAGGTCATCGTCGCGGCGACCCTGGACAACCTGAAGGCGGCCGGTTTCCACTGGGCCACCCGGTCCGGTGTCACCGTCGCGGTCTCCGACATCGTCGTCCCCGAGGCCAAGAAGGCCATCGTCGCGGGCTACGAGGCGCAGGACGAGAAGGTCCAGAAGCAGTACGAGCGCGGTCTGATCACCAAGGACGAGCGCACGCAGGAGCTCATCGCGATCTGGACCAAGGCGACCAACGAGGTCGCCGAGGCGATGAACGCGAACTTCCCCAAGACGAACCCCATCTTCATGATGGTTGACTCGGGTGCCCGAGGAAACATGATGCAGATGCGGCAGATCGCCGGTATGCGTGGTCTGGTGTCGAACGCGAAGAACGAGACCATCCCGCGGCCCATCAAGGCATCGTTCCGCGAGGGTCTGACCGTGCTGGAGTACTTCATCTCCACCCACGGTGCCCGTAAGGGTCTCGCCGACACCGCTCTGCGTACCGCCGACTCGGGTTACCTGACCCGTCGTCTGGTCGACGTCTCGCAGGACGTGATCATCCGCGAGGAGGACTGCGGCACCGAGCGCGGCCTCAAGCTGGCGATCGCGGCCAAGGGCGCGGACGGCGTGCTGCGCAAGGCGGACGACGTCGAGACCAGCGTGTACGCGCGCTGCCTCGCCGAGGAGATCGTCGTCGACGGCAAGGTGCTGGCCCCGGCCGGTACCGACCTGGGCGACGTGCTCATCGACGAGCTGGTCCGGCACGGCGTGGAGACGGTCAAGACCCGCTCGGTCCTCACCTGCGAGTCCGCCGTCGGCACCTGCGCCATGTGCTACGGCCGCTCGCTGGCCACCGGCAAGCTGGTCGACATCGGTGAGGCGGTCGGCATCATCGCCGCCCAGTCCATCGGTGAGCCCGGTACCCAGCTGACGATGCGTACCTTCCACACCGGTGGTGTGGCCGGTGACGACATCACCCAGGGTCTGCCGCGTGTCGTCGAGCTCTTCGAGGCCCGTACGCCCAAGGGTGTCGCCCCGATCTCGGAGGCGGCCGGCCGCGTCCGGATCGAGGAGACCGAGAAGACCAAGAAGATCGTCGTCACCCCGGACGACGGCTCCGACGAGACCTCCTTCGGCGTCTCGAAGCGTGCCCGTCTGCTGGTGGGCGAGGGCGACCACGTCGAGGTCGGCCAGGCGCTGACCGTGGGTGCCACCAACCCGCACGACGTGCTGCGCATCCTCGGCCAGCGCGCCGTCCAGGTGCACCTGGTCGGCGAGGTCCAGAAGGTCTACAACTCGCAGGGTGTGTCGATCCACGACAAGCACATCGAGATCATCATCCGGCAGATGCTGCGCCGGGTGACGATCATCGAGTCCGGCGACGCGGAGCTGCTGCCGGGCGAGCTCGTGGAGCGCTCGCGCTTCGAGTCCGAGAACCGTCGTGTGGTCACCGAGGGCGGTCACCCCGCCTCCGGCCGTCCGCAGCTGATGGGTATCACCAAGGCCTCGCTGGCGACCGAGTCGTGGCTGTCGGCGGCGTCCTTCCAGGAGACGACCCGGGTGCTCACCGACGCGGCGATCAACGCCAAGTCGGACTCCCTGATCGGCCTCAAGGAGAACGTCATCATCGGTAAGCTCATCCCGGCCGGTACGGGCCTGTCCCGCTACCGCAACATCCGGGTCGAGCCGACCGAGGAGGCCAAGGCCGCGATGTACTCGGCCGTGGGCTACGACGACATCGACTACTCGCCGTTCGGCACCGGCTCCGGCCAGGCGGTGCCGCTGGAGGACTACGACTACGGTCCGTACAACCAGTGA
- a CDS encoding M48 family metalloprotease gives MSQPSEPQYPGPAPQPPQYARAGAVPEPRYPQPPSPPPPPPQAEPPVQPPRFAPDDLDYQNAPGTRLHFTARQRGADVTTLGTLALLLPGFLLSLLVVVLVSLLLDAWLGLPYWLPTIAWVLSGALVFHRPTEDLLARYLLRLHRPLPHERDRLEPVWREVTARAGVDGRQYELWIEDSHDLNAYAAAGHIVGVTRFALERLPSAQLAAVLAHELGHHTGGHAWSSLLEYWYSLPGRVAWRLIRAVITLAVAFTRYFSFLAAAALVCAVGVITFLTITVLYGLPLVLLAIPYLMAALARRAELRADRHAAALGFAPMLAEVLYAMHTTETQARRQAAVAGKPLAVPGPLARLLATHPDYPTRLHRLQPYLRPQR, from the coding sequence ATGTCGCAGCCATCCGAACCCCAGTACCCAGGCCCGGCACCCCAGCCTCCGCAATACGCGCGGGCCGGTGCCGTACCGGAGCCGCGGTACCCACAGCCGCCCTCTCCCCCGCCCCCGCCGCCCCAGGCAGAGCCGCCGGTCCAGCCGCCTCGGTTCGCCCCCGACGACCTCGACTACCAGAACGCCCCCGGCACCCGGCTGCACTTCACGGCCCGCCAGCGCGGCGCGGACGTCACCACGCTGGGCACACTGGCTCTGCTCCTCCCCGGCTTCCTGCTCAGCCTGCTGGTGGTCGTGCTCGTCAGCCTGCTCCTGGACGCCTGGCTCGGCCTCCCGTACTGGCTCCCGACGATCGCCTGGGTCCTCTCCGGCGCCCTCGTCTTTCATCGCCCCACCGAGGACTTACTCGCCCGCTATCTGCTGCGGCTGCACCGCCCGCTGCCCCATGAGCGCGACCGCCTGGAACCTGTCTGGCGGGAGGTGACGGCACGCGCGGGTGTCGACGGGCGGCAGTACGAGCTGTGGATCGAGGACAGTCACGATCTCAACGCGTACGCTGCGGCCGGACACATCGTCGGGGTCACGCGGTTCGCTCTGGAGCGGCTGCCGAGTGCCCAGCTGGCCGCCGTACTCGCCCATGAACTCGGCCACCACACCGGCGGCCACGCCTGGTCGTCCCTGCTGGAGTACTGGTACTCGCTGCCCGGCCGGGTCGCCTGGCGCCTGATACGCGCGGTGATCACCCTCGCGGTCGCTTTCACCAGATACTTCTCCTTCCTGGCTGCCGCCGCCCTGGTGTGCGCCGTCGGGGTCATCACCTTCCTCACGATCACCGTGCTCTACGGGCTGCCGCTGGTCCTCCTCGCCATCCCGTACCTGATGGCCGCTCTCGCTCGCCGCGCCGAGCTGCGCGCCGACCGGCACGCAGCCGCGCTCGGCTTCGCACCGATGCTGGCGGAGGTGCTGTACGCCATGCACACCACCGAGACCCAGGCCCGCCGCCAAGCCGCAGTCGCCGGCAAGCCCCTGGCTGTGCCCGGTCCGCTGGCCCGTCTGCTGGCCACGCACCCCGACTACCCGACCCGGCTGCACCGGCTCCAGCCCTACCTCCGGCCGCAGCGCTGA
- a CDS encoding Pycsar system effector family protein encodes MTATGPAAPAAAPGTEAAARLLAELRSEIARADSKANTLVAAIGTTTGVITGLLAGRDWEPSTLSAPGTAVWWTGSAALATGLLSLLMVVLPRYRSSTWAPGAPLTYFGDIQRAVQRDELAQALAETERDPAASLMAALAENSRIAARKHHWVRAGLIAFSAGAVLLPASLLVG; translated from the coding sequence GTGACCGCCACCGGTCCGGCCGCACCAGCGGCCGCCCCTGGCACCGAGGCCGCGGCCCGGCTCCTCGCCGAACTGCGTTCGGAGATCGCCCGGGCGGACAGCAAGGCGAACACACTGGTCGCCGCAATCGGTACGACCACGGGCGTGATCACGGGACTGCTGGCCGGGCGCGACTGGGAACCCAGCACCTTGTCCGCCCCCGGTACGGCCGTGTGGTGGACCGGCTCCGCCGCACTCGCCACGGGGCTGCTGTCCCTGCTCATGGTCGTGCTGCCGCGCTACCGCAGCAGCACCTGGGCTCCAGGCGCACCACTCACCTATTTCGGCGACATCCAACGCGCCGTCCAGCGAGACGAGTTGGCTCAGGCACTGGCCGAGACCGAGCGGGATCCGGCCGCCTCGCTCATGGCGGCACTCGCAGAGAACAGCCGTATCGCCGCTCGTAAGCACCACTGGGTACGGGCCGGGCTGATCGCGTTCAGTGCGGGCGCGGTGCTGCTTCCTGCTTCCCTGCTCGTCGGCTGA
- a CDS encoding Crp/Fnr family transcriptional regulator, which translates to MRAAAHWEDNGGLGDQVPFLARLESADREALLALGRELSFASRAPLIHQNEPSTHVLLILHGWTKVTAAAANGYQALLALRGPGDIVGESAALTGQPRSATVTALEPLRARAVEHERFREYLTRSPAVALKLLALSADRTRAADQRRLEFASLTVRERFAVLLLDLARTHGRRAEQGIELAVPLSKQELAGAVGASREMVQRLLKELREREAVATGRRALVIVRPGVLRRIARAELPGHPEPPGA; encoded by the coding sequence ATGAGGGCGGCGGCGCACTGGGAAGACAACGGGGGTCTGGGCGACCAGGTCCCCTTCCTCGCCCGTCTGGAGAGCGCCGACCGCGAGGCCCTGCTCGCGCTCGGCCGCGAACTGAGCTTCGCGTCCCGCGCACCGCTCATCCACCAGAACGAGCCCTCCACCCACGTCCTGCTGATCCTGCACGGCTGGACCAAGGTGACCGCCGCGGCGGCCAACGGTTACCAGGCGCTGCTCGCGCTCCGTGGCCCCGGCGACATCGTCGGTGAGTCCGCCGCACTGACCGGGCAGCCGCGCTCGGCCACGGTCACCGCGCTCGAGCCGCTGCGCGCCAGGGCCGTCGAGCATGAACGGTTCCGCGAGTACCTCACCCGCTCCCCCGCCGTCGCCCTCAAGCTGCTCGCGCTCAGCGCCGACCGCACGCGCGCAGCCGACCAGCGCCGGCTGGAGTTCGCGTCGCTGACTGTCCGGGAGCGGTTCGCCGTGCTGCTCCTGGACCTGGCCCGTACCCATGGACGCCGTGCGGAGCAGGGGATCGAACTCGCCGTACCGCTGAGCAAGCAGGAACTCGCGGGAGCGGTCGGGGCATCCCGGGAGATGGTGCAGCGGCTGCTGAAAGAGCTGCGGGAGCGCGAGGCCGTCGCCACCGGGCGCCGCGCCCTGGTGATCGTCCGGCCGGGTGTGCTGCGCCGGATCGCGCGGGCGGAGCTTCCGGGACACCCCGAGCCGCCCGGTGCCTGA
- the rpsL gene encoding 30S ribosomal protein S12 has protein sequence MPTIQQLVRKGRQDKVEKNKTPALEGSPQRRGVCTRVFTTTPKKPNSALRKVARVRLTSGIEVTAYIPGEGHNLQEHSIVLVRGGRVKDLPGVRYKIIRGSLDTQGVKNRKQARSRYGAKKEK, from the coding sequence GTGCCTACGATCCAGCAGCTGGTCCGGAAGGGCCGGCAGGACAAGGTCGAGAAGAACAAGACGCCCGCACTTGAGGGTTCGCCCCAGCGCCGCGGCGTCTGCACGCGTGTTTTCACGACCACCCCGAAGAAGCCGAACTCGGCCCTGCGTAAGGTCGCGCGTGTGCGTCTGACCAGCGGCATCGAGGTCACCGCTTACATTCCGGGTGAGGGCCACAACCTGCAGGAGCACTCGATCGTGCTCGTGCGTGGCGGTCGTGTGAAGGACCTGCCGGGTGTTCGTTACAAGATCATCCGCGGCTCCCTCGACACGCAGGGCGTCAAGAACCGCAAGCAGGCTCGCAGCCGCTACGGCGCCAAGAAGGAGAAGTAA
- the rpsG gene encoding 30S ribosomal protein S7, giving the protein MPRKGPAPKRPVIIDPVYNSPLVTSLINKILLNGKRSTAERIVYGAMEGLREKTGNDPVITLKRALENVKPALEVKSRRVGGATYQVPVEVKPGRASTLALRWLVGYSRARREKTMTERLMNELLDASNGLGASVKRREDTHKMAESNKAFAHYRW; this is encoded by the coding sequence ATGCCTCGTAAGGGCCCCGCCCCGAAGCGCCCGGTCATCATCGACCCGGTCTACAACTCTCCTCTTGTCACCTCGCTGATCAACAAGATCCTGCTGAACGGCAAGCGGTCCACCGCTGAGCGCATCGTCTACGGCGCCATGGAGGGCCTGCGGGAGAAGACCGGCAACGACCCGGTCATCACCCTCAAGCGCGCGCTGGAGAACGTCAAGCCGGCGCTGGAGGTCAAGTCCCGCCGTGTCGGTGGCGCCACCTACCAGGTTCCGGTCGAGGTCAAGCCCGGCCGCGCCTCCACCCTCGCGCTGCGCTGGCTCGTGGGTTACTCCCGCGCCCGTCGCGAGAAGACCATGACCGAGCGCCTGATGAACGAGCTGCTGGACGCCAGCAACGGTCTGGGCGCCTCCGTCAAGCGTCGCGAGGACACCCACAAGATGGCCGAGTCCAACAAGGCCTTCGCGCACTACCGCTGGTAG
- the fusA gene encoding elongation factor G produces MATTSLDLAKVRNIGIMAHIDAGKTTTTERILFYTGVSYKIGEVHDGAATMDWMEQEQERGITITSAATTCHWPLEDVDHTINIIDTPGHVDFTVEVERSLRVLDGAVTVFDGVAGVEPQSETVWRQADRYGVPRICFVNKLDRTGAEFHRCVDMIVDRLGATPIVMQLPIGAEADFKGVVDLVRMKALVWSAEATKGEMYDVVDIPATHTEAADEWRGKLLETVAENDEEMMELYLEGQEPTEEQLYAAVRRITINSGKGGGTTVTPVFCGTAFKNKGVQPLLDAVIRYLPSPIDIEAIEGHSVSNPDEVVVRKPSDQEPLSALAFKIMSDPHLGKLTFVRVYSGRLETGTQVQNSVKGKKERIGKIYRMHANKREEIESVGAGDIVAVMGLKQTTTGETLCDSANPVILESMDFPAPVIEVAIEPKSKGDQEKLGVAIQRLAEEDPSFRVKTDEETGQTIISGMGELHLDVLVDRMRREFKVEANVGKPQVAYRETLRKAVERLDYTHKKQTGGSGQFAKVQIALEPLEGDGYEFENKVTGGRVPREYIPSVDAGCQEAMEFGVLAGYPLTGVKVTLLDGAYHEVDSSEMAFKIAGSMAFKEAARKASPALLEPMMKVEVTTPEDYMGDVIGDINSRRGQIQSMEDRSGAKLVTGLVPLSEMFGYVGDLRSKTSGRASYSMQFDSYAEVPKNVAEEIIAKAKGE; encoded by the coding sequence ATGGCTACCACTTCACTTGACCTGGCCAAGGTCCGCAACATCGGGATCATGGCCCACATCGACGCGGGCAAGACGACCACCACCGAGCGGATCCTGTTCTACACCGGTGTCTCCTACAAGATCGGTGAAGTCCACGACGGCGCTGCCACGATGGACTGGATGGAGCAGGAGCAGGAGCGCGGCATCACGATCACGTCTGCCGCGACGACCTGCCACTGGCCGCTGGAAGACGTTGACCACACCATCAACATCATCGACACCCCGGGCCACGTCGACTTCACCGTCGAGGTGGAGCGTTCGCTCCGCGTGCTCGACGGTGCGGTGACGGTGTTCGACGGCGTCGCCGGCGTTGAGCCGCAGTCCGAGACCGTGTGGCGTCAGGCGGACCGCTACGGCGTTCCGCGTATCTGCTTCGTCAACAAGCTGGACCGTACCGGGGCCGAGTTCCACCGCTGCGTCGACATGATCGTCGACCGGCTGGGTGCGACCCCGATCGTCATGCAGCTGCCGATCGGCGCCGAGGCGGACTTCAAGGGCGTCGTCGACCTGGTCCGGATGAAGGCTCTGGTGTGGTCCGCCGAGGCCACCAAGGGCGAGATGTACGACGTCGTCGACATCCCGGCCACGCACACCGAGGCCGCCGACGAGTGGCGCGGCAAGCTGCTCGAGACGGTCGCCGAGAACGACGAAGAGATGATGGAGCTGTACCTGGAGGGCCAGGAGCCCACCGAGGAGCAGCTGTACGCGGCCGTGCGCCGTATCACCATCAACTCCGGCAAGGGCGGCGGCACCACCGTCACCCCCGTGTTCTGCGGCACCGCGTTCAAGAACAAGGGCGTCCAGCCCCTGCTCGACGCGGTCATCCGGTACCTGCCGTCGCCGATCGACATCGAGGCGATCGAGGGCCACTCGGTCAGCAACCCGGACGAGGTTGTCGTCCGCAAGCCGTCCGACCAGGAGCCGCTGTCGGCGCTGGCGTTCAAGATCATGAGCGACCCGCACCTCGGCAAGCTCACCTTCGTCCGCGTGTACTCCGGACGCCTGGAGACCGGCACTCAGGTGCAGAACTCGGTCAAGGGCAAGAAGGAGCGCATCGGCAAGATCTACCGCATGCACGCCAACAAGCGTGAGGAGATCGAGTCGGTGGGCGCCGGTGACATCGTCGCCGTCATGGGCCTGAAGCAGACCACCACCGGTGAGACGCTCTGTGACTCGGCGAACCCGGTCATCCTGGAGTCCATGGACTTCCCGGCCCCGGTGATCGAGGTCGCCATCGAGCCGAAGTCCAAGGGCGACCAGGAGAAGCTGGGTGTCGCCATCCAGCGCCTGGCCGAGGAGGACCCGTCCTTCCGCGTCAAGACTGACGAGGAGACCGGCCAGACCATCATCTCCGGCATGGGCGAGCTGCACCTGGACGTGCTGGTCGACCGTATGCGCCGTGAGTTCAAGGTCGAGGCGAACGTCGGTAAGCCGCAGGTGGCCTACCGCGAGACCCTCCGCAAGGCGGTCGAGCGGCTCGACTACACGCACAAGAAGCAGACTGGTGGTTCCGGCCAGTTCGCGAAGGTGCAGATCGCGCTCGAGCCGCTCGAGGGCGATGGCTACGAGTTCGAGAACAAGGTCACCGGTGGCCGGGTCCCGCGGGAGTACATCCCGTCCGTGGACGCGGGTTGCCAGGAGGCCATGGAGTTCGGCGTGCTCGCGGGCTACCCGCTGACGGGTGTCAAGGTCACGCTGCTCGACGGTGCGTACCACGAGGTCGACTCCTCCGAGATGGCCTTCAAGATCGCCGGTTCGATGGCCTTCAAGGAGGCCGCCCGCAAGGCCAGCCCGGCCCTGCTCGAGCCGATGATGAAGGTCGAGGTCACCACGCCCGAGGACTACATGGGCGATGTGATCGGCGACATCAACTCCCGCCGTGGACAGATCCAGTCCATGGAGGACCGCAGTGGCGCCAAGCTGGTCACCGGCCTGGTTCCGCTGTCCGAGATGTTCGGCTACGTCGGAGACCTGCGCAGCAAGACCTCTGGCCGCGCCAGCTACTCCATGCAGTTCGACTCCTACGCCGAGGTTCCCAAGAACGTCGCCGAGGAGATCATCGCGAAGGCCAAGGGCGAGTAA
- the tuf gene encoding elongation factor Tu gives MAKAKFERTKPHVNIGTIGHIDHGKTTLTAAITKVLHDAFPDLNEASAFDQIDKAPEERQRGITISIAHVEYQTESRHYAHVDCPGHADYIKNMITGAAQMDGAILVVAATDGPMPQTKEHVLLARQVGVPYIVVALNKADMVDDEEILELVELEVRELLSEYEFPGDDVPVVKVSALKALEGDAEWGQSVLELMKAVDESIPQPERDVDKPFLMPIEDVFTITGRGTVVTGRIERGVLKVNETVDIIGIKTEKTTTTVTGIEMFRKLLDEGQAGENVGLLLRGIKREDVERGQVIIKPGSVTPHTSFEAQAYILSKDEGGRHTPFFNNYRPQFYFRTTDVTGVVTLPEGTEMVMPGDNTEMSVELIQPVAMEEGLKFAIREGGRTVGAGQVTKINK, from the coding sequence GTGGCGAAGGCGAAGTTCGAGCGGACTAAGCCGCACGTCAACATCGGCACCATCGGTCACATCGACCACGGTAAGACGACCCTTACCGCGGCGATCACCAAGGTGCTGCACGACGCGTTCCCGGACCTGAACGAGGCTTCGGCGTTCGACCAGATTGACAAGGCTCCTGAGGAGCGTCAGCGCGGTATCACCATCTCCATCGCGCACGTCGAGTACCAGACCGAGTCGCGTCACTACGCGCACGTCGACTGCCCCGGTCACGCGGACTACATCAAGAACATGATCACGGGTGCCGCCCAGATGGACGGCGCCATCCTCGTGGTCGCCGCCACCGACGGCCCGATGCCGCAGACCAAGGAGCACGTGCTCCTGGCCCGCCAGGTCGGCGTTCCGTACATCGTCGTCGCCCTGAACAAGGCCGACATGGTGGACGACGAGGAGATCCTGGAGCTCGTCGAGCTCGAGGTCCGTGAGCTCCTCTCCGAGTACGAGTTCCCGGGCGACGACGTCCCGGTCGTCAAGGTCTCGGCGCTGAAGGCGCTCGAGGGCGACGCCGAGTGGGGCCAGTCGGTCCTGGAGCTCATGAAGGCCGTCGACGAGTCGATCCCGCAGCCGGAGCGCGACGTCGACAAGCCGTTCCTGATGCCGATCGAGGACGTCTTCACCATCACCGGTCGCGGTACGGTCGTCACCGGCCGTATCGAGCGTGGTGTCCTCAAGGTCAACGAGACCGTCGACATCATCGGCATCAAGACCGAGAAGACCACCACCACGGTCACCGGCATCGAGATGTTCCGCAAGCTGCTCGACGAGGGCCAGGCCGGTGAGAACGTCGGTCTGCTGCTCCGCGGCATCAAGCGCGAGGACGTCGAGCGCGGCCAGGTCATCATCAAGCCGGGCTCGGTCACCCCGCACACCTCGTTCGAGGCGCAGGCCTACATCCTCTCCAAGGACGAGGGTGGCCGCCACACGCCGTTCTTCAACAACTACCGTCCGCAGTTCTACTTCCGTACCACGGACGTGACGGGCGTTGTGACCCTCCCCGAGGGCACCGAGATGGTCATGCCGGGCGACAACACCGAGATGTCGGTCGAGCTCATCCAGCCGGTCGCCATGGAGGAGGGCCTGAAGTTCGCCATCCGTGAGGGTGGCCGGACCGTGGGCGCCGGCCAGGTCACCAAGATCAACAAGTGA